The genomic interval CATCCTAGGATACTTTGCTAAAAAAACCGGTGTTGTAACTATTGAATCTCTTGTAGAAGTGATTAAAGAAACCTTCCCTGGAAAAATTGGTGAAATGAACGCAGAAGCTACTCAAAAAGCTTATGAAATGGGATAGAAAGGTGAGATGATGGTTAATATAGGATGTGTAATTAAAACACCAGGAAATACCAAACAAAATAAGACTGGAAGCTGGAGAACTTTCAAACCTGTTTTAGATAAGGAAAAATGTATCGATTGTGACAATTGTATATTATTCTGTCCAGATTCCTGTGTGAACAAACAACATGATATTGATTACGATTACTGTAAAGGATGTGGAATTTGCGCATACGAATGTCCTTCAGATGCAATCGAGATGATAAAAGAATAGAGAGAGTGATTATATGGTAAAAGAAGTAATGACCTCAAATAAAGCAGTTGCAGAAGCTGTAAGATTAGCTAAACCACAAGTTATTCCCGTTTATCCGATTACTCCACAAACCACTATTTCAGAATACTTAGCACAATATGTTGCTGATGAAAAAATTGATGCTAAATATGTTAAAGTAGAATCCGAACACAGTGCAATCAGTGCAGCTGTCGGAGCAAGTGGTGCAGGAGTAAGAGTATTTACAGCTACCTCTTCACAAGGATTAATGTTAATGCACGAAATCTTATTTGCAGCAGCAGGTATGAGAACTCCATTCGTTTTAGCTGATGCAAACAGAGCAATTTCTGCTCCATTGAATATTTGGAACGATCAACAAGATTCCATTGCACAAAGAGATGCCGGATGGTTACAAATTTATGTTGAAAATGCACAAGAAGCATTGGATACCACATTAATGGCATACAAAGTTTCAGAAAATCCAAGTGTACTGTTACCTTCAATGGTATGTCTAGACGGATTTATCTTAACCCACACTGTGGAACCTGTTGAAATTCCAGAACAAGAAGATGTTGACAAATTCTTACCTCCATATGTGCCT from uncultured Methanobrevibacter sp. carries:
- the porD gene encoding pyruvate synthase subunit PorD; the encoded protein is MVNIGCVIKTPGNTKQNKTGSWRTFKPVLDKEKCIDCDNCILFCPDSCVNKQHDIDYDYCKGCGICAYECPSDAIEMIKE
- the porA gene encoding pyruvate synthase subunit PorA, whose translation is MVKEVMTSNKAVAEAVRLAKPQVIPVYPITPQTTISEYLAQYVADEKIDAKYVKVESEHSAISAAVGASGAGVRVFTATSSQGLMLMHEILFAAAGMRTPFVLADANRAISAPLNIWNDQQDSIAQRDAGWLQIYVENAQEALDTTLMAYKVSENPSVLLPSMVCLDGFILTHTVEPVEIPEQEDVDKFLPPYVPEHAYLDPKEPMSIGNFADPEYYMEARHDMQVAMDNSVEVIQKTCDEFAEIFGRKYGLVEPYKTEDADIIFVAMGSICSSIRVIVNQLREKGEKVGLLKIRAYRPFPTEAINEVIKDCEKIAVVDKNFTFGIGGALYADMKVKFDKEIYGFITGLGGRDITPESLLEIYEKTKNVPEKDVTWIGLKEE